The following are encoded together in the Panicum virgatum strain AP13 chromosome 6K, P.virgatum_v5, whole genome shotgun sequence genome:
- the LOC120711327 gene encoding ribosomal RNA small subunit methyltransferase B isoform X3: MESQIAEIEGELKCGLEKVSWLPGFYAIPPEVQIAGTKAYQQGKIYGIDAASGAAILALDVQPGDHVLDLCAAPGAKLCMLADMLGSTGSLTGIDVAKHRLSACRTMLQKYSLGDRTRLFVADGTLFSILPVNSNLRRMEGSIDLEESGSTFSEWTSRRTWKDRQKAKKANATGSQHLLAPSEPELIYYGKHSGLVGLRKSDVLCPAVNDEACTSGYDKVLVDAECTHDGSIKHIQKFEFWGWKTLDRRVLDAERTDNLLQLQLNLLSNGFRLLKTGGSLVYSTCSLTVAQNENVVQQFLSTQPSADLRKLGLANTWPCRSGGIPKTLRFDPVTSQTSGLFVAKFSKLST; encoded by the exons ATGGAGTCCCAGATAGCGGAGATCGAAGGCGAGTTGAAGTGCGGTCTCGAGAAGGTTTCATGGCTGCCAGGATTCTACGCGATCCCGCCCGAAGTTCAGATTGCCGGCACCAAGGCTTATCAGCAAGGGAAG ATCTATGGAATCGATGCAGCTTCTGGAGCTGCTATATTAGCACTTGACGTTCAACCAGGAGACCATGTTCTCGATCTCTGTGCTGCCCCAG GTGCAAAACTTTGCATGCTTGCAGATATGCTTGGAAGCACGGGTTCTCTGACTGGCATTGATGTTGCAAAGCACCGTCTTTCAGCCTGTCGTACAATGTTGCAGAAGTATTCTCTTGGTGACCGTACTCGCCTCTTTGTTGCTGATGGAACTTTGTTTTCCATTTTGCCTGTGAACTCTAACCTGCGAAGAATGGAAG GATCAATTGACCTTGAAGAAAGTGGAAGTACATTCTCAGAATGGACTTCAAGGAGGACATGGAAGGATCGACAGAAGGCTAAGAAAGCAAATGCAACTGGTTCACAACATCTACTGGCACCTTCAGAACCTGAACTAATATACTATGGTAAACATTCAGGATTGGTTGGACTGCGTAAATCTGATGTTCTTTGTCCAGCAGTTAATGATGAAGCCTGTACATCTGGCTATGATAAG GTCCTAGTGGATGCAGAGTGTACTCATGATGGATCCATAAAACACATCCAGAAATTTGAGTTCTGGGGATGGAAAACTTTAGATCGCCGTGTACTCGATGCTGAAAGAACTGATaacctgcttcagcttcag TTAAATCTTCTCTCCAATGGTTTTAGATTGTTGAAAACTGGTGGATCCCTTGTATATAGTACTTGCAG TTTGACAGTTGCACAAAATGAGAACGTGGTTCAGCAATTCCTTTCAACACAGCCTTCAGCTG ATTTACGAAAACTTGGTTTGGCGAATACTTGGCCCTGCAGAAGTGGTGGCATCCCCAAGACCTTGCGATTTGATCCTGTAACTTCGCAAACCAGTGGTCTTTTTGTTGCCAAGTTCAGTAAACTATCGACATAA
- the LOC120711327 gene encoding ribosomal RNA small subunit methyltransferase B isoform X2, with amino-acid sequence MTRLKPGMESQIAEIEGELKCGLEKVSWLPGFYAIPPEVQIAGTKAYQQGKIYGIDAASGAAILALDVQPGDHVLDLCAAPGAKLCMLADMLGSTGSLTGIDVAKHRLSACRTMLQKYSLGDRTRLFVADGTLFSILPVNSNLRRMEGSIDLEESGSTFSEWTSRRTWKDRQKAKKANATGSQHLLAPSEPELIYYGKHSGLVGLRKSDVLCPAVNDEACTSGYDKVLVDAECTHDGSIKHIQKFEFWGWKTLDRRVLDAERTDNLLQLQLNLLSNGFRLLKTGGSLVYSTCSLTVAQNENVVQQFLSTQPSADLRKLGLANTWPCRSGGIPKTLRFDPVTSQTSGLFVAKFSKLST; translated from the exons ATGACAAGGCTAAAGCCAGGCATGGAGTCCCAGATAGCGGAGATCGAAGGCGAGTTGAAGTGCGGTCTCGAGAAGGTTTCATGGCTGCCAGGATTCTACGCGATCCCGCCCGAAGTTCAGATTGCCGGCACCAAGGCTTATCAGCAAGGGAAG ATCTATGGAATCGATGCAGCTTCTGGAGCTGCTATATTAGCACTTGACGTTCAACCAGGAGACCATGTTCTCGATCTCTGTGCTGCCCCAG GTGCAAAACTTTGCATGCTTGCAGATATGCTTGGAAGCACGGGTTCTCTGACTGGCATTGATGTTGCAAAGCACCGTCTTTCAGCCTGTCGTACAATGTTGCAGAAGTATTCTCTTGGTGACCGTACTCGCCTCTTTGTTGCTGATGGAACTTTGTTTTCCATTTTGCCTGTGAACTCTAACCTGCGAAGAATGGAAG GATCAATTGACCTTGAAGAAAGTGGAAGTACATTCTCAGAATGGACTTCAAGGAGGACATGGAAGGATCGACAGAAGGCTAAGAAAGCAAATGCAACTGGTTCACAACATCTACTGGCACCTTCAGAACCTGAACTAATATACTATGGTAAACATTCAGGATTGGTTGGACTGCGTAAATCTGATGTTCTTTGTCCAGCAGTTAATGATGAAGCCTGTACATCTGGCTATGATAAG GTCCTAGTGGATGCAGAGTGTACTCATGATGGATCCATAAAACACATCCAGAAATTTGAGTTCTGGGGATGGAAAACTTTAGATCGCCGTGTACTCGATGCTGAAAGAACTGATaacctgcttcagcttcag TTAAATCTTCTCTCCAATGGTTTTAGATTGTTGAAAACTGGTGGATCCCTTGTATATAGTACTTGCAG TTTGACAGTTGCACAAAATGAGAACGTGGTTCAGCAATTCCTTTCAACACAGCCTTCAGCTG ATTTACGAAAACTTGGTTTGGCGAATACTTGGCCCTGCAGAAGTGGTGGCATCCCCAAGACCTTGCGATTTGATCCTGTAACTTCGCAAACCAGTGGTCTTTTTGTTGCCAAGTTCAGTAAACTATCGACATAA
- the LOC120711327 gene encoding multisite-specific tRNA:(cytosine-C(5))-methyltransferase trm4b isoform X1, protein MEEMDRPEGSVPERGEEQPEAPLPLPPAFLEFLSENGLDPAVYSTAATIPRYIRLKPGMESQIAEIEGELKCGLEKVSWLPGFYAIPPEVQIAGTKAYQQGKIYGIDAASGAAILALDVQPGDHVLDLCAAPGAKLCMLADMLGSTGSLTGIDVAKHRLSACRTMLQKYSLGDRTRLFVADGTLFSILPVNSNLRRMEGSIDLEESGSTFSEWTSRRTWKDRQKAKKANATGSQHLLAPSEPELIYYGKHSGLVGLRKSDVLCPAVNDEACTSGYDKVLVDAECTHDGSIKHIQKFEFWGWKTLDRRVLDAERTDNLLQLQLNLLSNGFRLLKTGGSLVYSTCSLTVAQNENVVQQFLSTQPSADLRKLGLANTWPCRSGGIPKTLRFDPVTSQTSGLFVAKFSKLST, encoded by the exons ATGGAAGAGATGGATCGCCCAGAAGGTTCCGTTCCCGAGCGCGGAGAAGAGCAGCCGGAGGCgcccctgccgctgccgcccgccttCCTCGAGTTCCTCAGCGAGAACGGCCTGGACCCAGCGGTGTACTCCACGGCGGCCACCATCCCGCGCTACATAAG GCTAAAGCCAGGCATGGAGTCCCAGATAGCGGAGATCGAAGGCGAGTTGAAGTGCGGTCTCGAGAAGGTTTCATGGCTGCCAGGATTCTACGCGATCCCGCCCGAAGTTCAGATTGCCGGCACCAAGGCTTATCAGCAAGGGAAG ATCTATGGAATCGATGCAGCTTCTGGAGCTGCTATATTAGCACTTGACGTTCAACCAGGAGACCATGTTCTCGATCTCTGTGCTGCCCCAG GTGCAAAACTTTGCATGCTTGCAGATATGCTTGGAAGCACGGGTTCTCTGACTGGCATTGATGTTGCAAAGCACCGTCTTTCAGCCTGTCGTACAATGTTGCAGAAGTATTCTCTTGGTGACCGTACTCGCCTCTTTGTTGCTGATGGAACTTTGTTTTCCATTTTGCCTGTGAACTCTAACCTGCGAAGAATGGAAG GATCAATTGACCTTGAAGAAAGTGGAAGTACATTCTCAGAATGGACTTCAAGGAGGACATGGAAGGATCGACAGAAGGCTAAGAAAGCAAATGCAACTGGTTCACAACATCTACTGGCACCTTCAGAACCTGAACTAATATACTATGGTAAACATTCAGGATTGGTTGGACTGCGTAAATCTGATGTTCTTTGTCCAGCAGTTAATGATGAAGCCTGTACATCTGGCTATGATAAG GTCCTAGTGGATGCAGAGTGTACTCATGATGGATCCATAAAACACATCCAGAAATTTGAGTTCTGGGGATGGAAAACTTTAGATCGCCGTGTACTCGATGCTGAAAGAACTGATaacctgcttcagcttcag TTAAATCTTCTCTCCAATGGTTTTAGATTGTTGAAAACTGGTGGATCCCTTGTATATAGTACTTGCAG TTTGACAGTTGCACAAAATGAGAACGTGGTTCAGCAATTCCTTTCAACACAGCCTTCAGCTG ATTTACGAAAACTTGGTTTGGCGAATACTTGGCCCTGCAGAAGTGGTGGCATCCCCAAGACCTTGCGATTTGATCCTGTAACTTCGCAAACCAGTGGTCTTTTTGTTGCCAAGTTCAGTAAACTATCGACATAA